From [Clostridium] symbiosum, a single genomic window includes:
- a CDS encoding histidinol-phosphate transaminase, with translation MEYLHGGDIYSDGKIRLDFSVNTSPLGMPESIRQAVINSSGSWERYPDSRSRSLKSALAGYYGGRIPKDAFICGNGSADLMYTLIFALRPERALVPVPAFAEYQMALGAGGCLVEPILLEERTGFSLEKNQEKLMEYIRKSSGIDMIMLGNPVNPCGSAAGREWIEAMAGLCREKEIFLVIDECFNWFLKERQYFSAIPLITEEPERYRHVMVINAFTKIYAMAGLRFGYAVCTDREVIRRMERCRQPWSVSAPAEAAAMAALDVRGEAERTAKLVETERGFLNEELAGLGFTVYPSMVNYLLFRADTDFDYRAFCRERGILIRSCGNFEGLDGRYYRVTVKQREENRELLKCLKEASAHERKQSQRNGELWQKQL, from the coding sequence ATGGAATATCTGCATGGAGGTGACATTTATTCGGACGGGAAAATCAGGCTGGATTTCTCGGTGAATACAAGCCCGCTCGGTATGCCGGAGTCCATCCGGCAGGCGGTCATAAATTCTTCCGGCAGCTGGGAACGGTATCCGGACAGCCGCAGCCGCAGCCTGAAAAGCGCTCTGGCAGGCTATTACGGCGGCCGTATCCCGAAAGACGCCTTTATCTGCGGAAACGGATCGGCCGATTTAATGTATACCCTTATTTTTGCCCTGCGTCCGGAGCGGGCGCTCGTTCCGGTTCCGGCGTTTGCGGAATATCAGATGGCCCTGGGGGCGGGAGGCTGCCTTGTGGAACCCATTCTTCTGGAGGAAAGAACCGGCTTTTCCCTGGAGAAGAATCAGGAGAAGCTGATGGAATATATCCGTAAGAGCAGCGGCATCGACATGATAATGCTTGGCAACCCGGTCAATCCCTGCGGTTCGGCCGCAGGACGTGAGTGGATTGAGGCGATGGCCGGGCTGTGCAGGGAAAAAGAGATTTTTCTGGTCATTGACGAGTGCTTCAACTGGTTCTTAAAGGAACGGCAGTATTTTTCCGCGATTCCCCTGATAACGGAGGAGCCGGAACGGTACCGCCATGTGATGGTAATCAATGCGTTTACGAAAATCTATGCCATGGCGGGGCTGCGGTTTGGATATGCGGTCTGTACCGACAGGGAAGTCATAAGACGGATGGAACGGTGCCGTCAGCCCTGGAGCGTATCGGCCCCGGCGGAGGCGGCTGCGATGGCGGCTCTCGATGTGAGAGGGGAAGCGGAGAGGACGGCAAAACTGGTGGAAACGGAACGCGGTTTTCTTAATGAAGAACTTGCCGGACTCGGATTTACCGTTTATCCGTCCATGGTCAATTATCTTCTTTTCAGGGCCGATACGGACTTTGACTACAGAGCTTTCTGCAGGGAAAGAGGTATCCTGATCCGTTCCTGCGGCAATTTTGAGGGACTGGACGGCCGGTATTACAGGGTGACGGTAAAACAGCGCGAAGAGAACAGGGAACTGCTGAAGTGCCTGAAAGAGGCATCGGCTCATGAACGAAAACAGAGTCAGAGGAACGGGGAATTATGGCAAAAGCAATTATGA
- a CDS encoding alanine--tRNA ligase-related protein: protein MKERTIKMEKLYYQLPYVKQFEAKVLSCEKGKKGFEVILDRTGFYPEGGGQPSDTGMLGEARVLEVHEKGEEIIHYTDRELQAGQTVAGTIDWEGRFSNMQQHSGEHIVSGLIHGRYGYDNVGFHMGHEEMTIDLNGSLTWAQLMEIEKEANEAVYSNQYIEVTYPTEEELAELDYRSKKELTGQVRIVEIPGSDRCACCGTHVERTGEIGAIKFLSMIHYKGGVRISMICGAKAMEDYDRKTDQAIAISNLLSAKPDRLAEAVERLKNEAAEKDARIGALTRELFALKAERYEEGQKLLLVFEEGLLPVQVRQFCNLLLEEGKAGTAAVFSPDGRGGYNYCAGSRVIDMKEAGKTLNAKLNGRGGGSSQMIQGSFAAPEEAIKEVFEAFL from the coding sequence TTGAAGGAAAGGACTATAAAAATGGAAAAGTTATATTACCAGCTTCCCTATGTAAAACAGTTTGAAGCGAAAGTGCTCTCATGTGAAAAAGGGAAAAAGGGATTTGAAGTGATACTCGACCGGACAGGTTTTTATCCGGAAGGGGGCGGACAGCCATCCGATACCGGAATGCTGGGAGAGGCCAGGGTACTGGAAGTCCATGAAAAGGGAGAAGAGATTATCCACTATACGGACCGGGAATTGCAGGCGGGACAGACTGTTGCCGGTACAATCGACTGGGAAGGCCGTTTTTCCAATATGCAGCAGCACTCGGGCGAACATATCGTGTCGGGGTTAATCCATGGCCGGTACGGCTATGACAACGTCGGTTTCCATATGGGGCATGAGGAGATGACGATTGATTTAAACGGTTCACTGACCTGGGCCCAGCTTATGGAAATTGAAAAAGAGGCCAATGAAGCCGTATATTCCAATCAGTATATAGAAGTTACATATCCGACGGAGGAAGAACTTGCAGAACTGGATTACAGAAGTAAGAAGGAATTGACCGGGCAGGTCAGAATCGTGGAAATTCCCGGTTCCGACCGCTGTGCCTGCTGCGGAACCCATGTGGAACGCACCGGGGAGATTGGCGCGATCAAGTTTCTTTCGATGATTCATTATAAAGGTGGAGTGCGCATTTCCATGATTTGCGGAGCGAAGGCCATGGAGGATTATGACAGAAAAACGGATCAGGCCATTGCCATTTCCAATCTGCTTTCCGCCAAACCGGACAGGCTTGCGGAGGCGGTAGAGCGGCTTAAGAACGAAGCAGCGGAGAAGGACGCGCGTATCGGCGCGCTGACCAGGGAACTGTTTGCTTTAAAAGCAGAGAGATATGAAGAGGGACAGAAGCTTTTACTTGTATTTGAAGAGGGTCTTTTGCCGGTACAAGTGCGGCAGTTCTGTAATCTCTTGCTGGAGGAAGGAAAGGCAGGTACAGCGGCCGTCTTTTCACCGGACGGCCGGGGCGGTTACAATTACTGTGCGGGCAGCCGAGTTATCGATATGAAGGAAGCAGGAAAGACACTGAATGCGAAGTTAAATGGACGGGGAGGCGGCAGTTCCCAGATGATCCAGGGTTCTTTTGCGGCCCCGGAGGAAGCGATAAAAGAAGTATTTGAAGCGTTTTTATAG
- a CDS encoding polya polymerase translates to MKIQNISDVEKFFTVIDQCKGTVELVSPEGDRINLKSKLAQYLSMATIFSNGYIKELELVAYDKDDIDRLIKFMYQGE, encoded by the coding sequence ATGAAGATTCAGAACATTTCAGACGTAGAAAAATTTTTTACCGTAATTGATCAGTGCAAGGGAACCGTGGAGCTGGTATCACCGGAAGGCGATCGCATCAACTTAAAATCCAAACTGGCCCAGTACCTTTCCATGGCCACTATCTTTTCAAACGGATATATTAAGGAGCTGGAACTGGTTGCTTATGATAAGGACGACATCGATCGTCTTATCAAATTCATGTATCAGGGCGAATAA
- a CDS encoding bifunctional adenosylcobinamide kinase/adenosylcobinamide-phosphate guanylyltransferase: MMHVVTGGSGSGKSEYAERLISENASGPLIYVATMMVWDREGEERVRRHRSMRADRGFITVERYTKLKSLDLSKACAEPVSSGRPDPFSAEKTVCGRDASVLLECMSNLVSNEFYRDEGNALSEILDGIESLRSGCRELVIVTNEVFSDGTEYSDETMRYIALLGEVNRLLGGMADTVTEVVYGIPVRIKG, encoded by the coding sequence ATGATGCATGTTGTGACGGGAGGCAGCGGGAGCGGTAAATCGGAATATGCGGAGCGCCTGATCTCGGAGAATGCATCAGGGCCTCTGATTTACGTGGCGACGATGATGGTATGGGATCGGGAGGGAGAGGAGAGAGTCAGACGGCACCGGAGTATGAGGGCTGACCGGGGATTTATTACGGTGGAACGGTATACAAAGCTTAAATCCCTCGACCTTTCTAAGGCCTGTGCGGAGCCGGTTTCCAGCGGCCGCCCCGATCCTTTTTCTGCGGAAAAGACGGTCTGCGGCAGGGATGCGTCCGTGCTGCTCGAATGCATGTCCAACCTGGTTTCCAATGAATTCTACCGGGATGAGGGAAATGCCCTGTCGGAAATTCTGGATGGAATTGAATCGCTGCGCTCCGGCTGCCGGGAGCTTGTAATTGTAACGAATGAGGTATTCAGCGATGGGACGGAGTACTCCGATGAGACGATGCGGTATATTGCGCTTCTGGGCGAAGTAAACCGTCTGCTGGGAGGAATGGCCGATACGGTGACGGAAGTCGTATATGGGATTCCCGTCAGGATAAAAGGTTAG
- a CDS encoding sensor domain-containing diguanylate cyclase — protein sequence MKKNMPFAGAVITFMAVFAVSVLFVCSHAKERRDIAVEKAQYLSAVNVSELERSLSSYMQVTDTLRILLVDSNGKINDFNKVAKELYNGDKAFRSIQLAPGGDVKYVYPLEGNEEAFGDIFEDPDRRTEAEYARDTGETTLAGPFELYQSGLGIVIRQPIYLEQDGAKEFWGFSIVVLNIPEIFESVSLNSLDPLGYVYQLWRINPDTNEKQIIAGAGDGELTEPVETSFEVPGSTWTLSLSRKDGWNSFDEQIVIIAGMICICILLPTLCYALLKNYEQRMAMVELSNRDYLTELHNSRKLSDVLQEFCDENKPFYLVYLDVDRFKEVNDTYGHAAGDSLLKTIAKRISDCKSEKDYAFRIGGDEFVMLIQDSSIGQTIEKLKKTLSEEVFLNGGNSYFPQLSIGYANYPEDARTMEELLSLADDRMYHMKFSQEGRPES from the coding sequence ATGAAAAAGAATATGCCGTTTGCAGGCGCTGTCATTACGTTCATGGCTGTTTTTGCTGTATCTGTTCTATTTGTCTGTTCCCATGCAAAAGAAAGACGTGATATTGCAGTTGAAAAAGCACAATATCTCTCGGCGGTGAACGTCAGTGAACTGGAACGCTCTCTGTCTTCTTATATGCAGGTTACCGACACGCTGCGCATCCTGCTGGTGGACAGTAACGGGAAGATTAATGATTTTAACAAAGTGGCAAAGGAATTATATAACGGCGATAAAGCATTTCGAAGCATTCAGCTGGCTCCGGGCGGAGACGTGAAATATGTTTATCCGCTGGAGGGAAACGAGGAGGCGTTTGGCGACATTTTTGAAGATCCTGACAGGAGGACCGAAGCGGAATATGCCAGGGATACCGGTGAGACGACTTTGGCCGGACCGTTTGAACTATATCAGTCGGGTCTTGGCATTGTAATCAGGCAGCCGATTTATCTGGAGCAGGACGGAGCGAAAGAGTTCTGGGGATTTTCCATCGTTGTGTTAAATATACCGGAGATATTTGAATCGGTTTCTTTGAATTCGCTGGATCCGCTTGGATATGTCTATCAGCTTTGGAGAATCAATCCCGATACGAATGAAAAACAGATTATTGCAGGCGCCGGGGATGGGGAACTAACGGAACCGGTTGAAACGAGTTTTGAAGTGCCGGGAAGCACCTGGACGCTCAGTCTCTCGCGGAAAGACGGATGGAACAGTTTTGATGAACAAATCGTCATAATTGCCGGAATGATATGCATCTGTATACTGCTTCCCACACTCTGTTATGCACTTTTGAAGAATTACGAACAGAGAATGGCAATGGTGGAACTGTCGAACCGCGATTACCTGACCGAGCTTCACAATAGCAGAAAGCTATCGGATGTGCTGCAGGAATTCTGTGACGAAAATAAACCATTCTATCTTGTATATCTCGATGTGGATCGTTTTAAGGAAGTAAATGATACCTATGGCCATGCCGCCGGGGACAGCCTTTTAAAAACCATTGCAAAGCGGATTTCGGACTGTAAGAGCGAGAAGGATTATGCATTCCGTATCGGCGGTGATGAGTTTGTCATGCTGATCCAGGACAGCAGCATCGGGCAGACAATCGAAAAACTGAAAAAAACATTATCCGAAGAGGTGTTTCTCAACGGAGGGAACTCCTACTTCCCGCAGCTCAGCATCGGGTATGCCAATTATCCTGAGGATGCCCGTACAATGGAGGAGCTTCTGAGCCTTGCGGACGACAGGATGTATCATATGAAATTCAGCCAGGAGGGCCGGCCGGAGTCTTAA
- a CDS encoding adenosylcobinamide-GDP ribazoletransferase, which translates to MNLLGSFVIALSMYSRIPMPQVEWTKERMRYAMCFFPIIGLISGGVLILFTWAASAAGAGTVFKTLGGVAVPLLITGGIHMDGFLDVTDARRSYGSREKKLEILKDPHTGAFAIIGLGVYLLLYGAAFSELEFEDICLLTFIFIGERALSGLSVVSFPKAKKDGLAAEFSGAAVKRTVQGVMALYLCVTSAGLLSVGGAVTGLACIAAACAVFYYYYRMCMKEFGGMTGDLAGYFLQSAELTLVMVLAVCRMTGLH; encoded by the coding sequence ATGAATTTGCTTGGAAGCTTTGTGATTGCGCTGTCTATGTATTCCAGGATACCGATGCCCCAGGTGGAGTGGACCAAGGAACGCATGAGATATGCCATGTGCTTTTTTCCGATAATCGGGCTTATTTCGGGCGGCGTTCTGATTCTGTTTACCTGGGCGGCGTCTGCCGCAGGGGCGGGAACCGTCTTTAAGACGCTTGGGGGAGTGGCGGTGCCGCTTCTCATCACGGGAGGGATCCATATGGACGGTTTTCTGGATGTGACGGATGCCAGGCGATCCTATGGATCCAGGGAGAAAAAACTGGAAATATTAAAGGATCCCCACACGGGGGCCTTTGCCATCATCGGCCTCGGTGTATATCTGCTCCTCTACGGTGCTGCGTTTTCGGAACTGGAATTTGAGGATATCTGTCTTTTGACGTTTATTTTTATCGGAGAACGGGCTCTCAGCGGCCTGTCCGTGGTCAGTTTTCCAAAGGCAAAGAAAGATGGACTGGCGGCAGAGTTTTCCGGCGCTGCAGTAAAAAGAACGGTACAGGGGGTGATGGCGCTTTATCTGTGTGTTACTTCCGCCGGGCTGCTATCCGTCGGAGGCGCCGTCACGGGATTGGCCTGCATTGCGGCGGCCTGCGCCGTGTTTTACTATTACTACAGAATGTGCATGAAGGAGTTCGGTGGCATGACGGGAGATCTGGCCGGGTATTTTTTACAGAGCGCGGAGCTTACGCTTGTCATGGTTCTGGCCGTATGCCGGATGACAGGGCTTCATTGA
- a CDS encoding VOC family protein — translation MFCFDKIHHVAIIVSDYKKSREFYVDKLGFEVIRENYREQRGDYKLDLRLGDCELEIFGIPGSPERLNYPEACGLRHLAFKVDSMEEAVRALHELGIETEPVRIDEFTDRKMTFFKDPDGLPLELHE, via the coding sequence ATGTTTTGTTTCGATAAAATACACCATGTTGCAATTATTGTTTCGGATTACAAAAAATCCAGGGAGTTCTATGTGGATAAGCTGGGTTTTGAGGTTATCAGGGAAAATTACAGGGAGCAGAGAGGCGACTATAAACTGGATCTGAGACTGGGCGATTGTGAACTGGAGATCTTCGGCATCCCGGGCAGTCCGGAACGGCTTAATTATCCGGAGGCCTGCGGCCTGCGCCATCTGGCCTTCAAGGTGGATTCCATGGAGGAGGCCGTAAGGGCGTTACATGAGCTGGGTATTGAAACCGAACCGGTCCGCATCGATGAGTTTACAGACAGGAAAATGACATTTTTTAAGGATCCCGATGGTCTTCCCCTGGAACTGCACGAATAA
- the cbiB gene encoding adenosylcobinamide-phosphate synthase CbiB: protein MKTHIASIFAGFILDAVFGDPHFLPHPVRAIGWLIIRLEHGIRTRFPGTEKGELDGGAVLAVLVPAVTALAAVLLLAAAKAAGGMVLFLAESVLVYFLLAARSLRDESMKVYHSLKKGDVEEARHNVSMIVGRDTSVLDAAGITRAAVETVAENASDGVIAPLFFLALGGPVLGWAYKAVNTMDSMVGYKNEKYLFFGRAAAKFDDLVNFIPARLSAVLMMGAALIWRMDFQNAVRIFRRDRFNHKSPNSAQTESVCAGALGIRLAGDAWYFGELCKKPFIGDDIRPVEQEDIKRANRLMYTASGLALFLALAWQGAMLLLASH, encoded by the coding sequence ATGAAGACACATATCGCATCGATTTTTGCGGGATTTATTCTGGATGCTGTGTTCGGCGACCCACATTTTTTACCGCACCCGGTCCGGGCAATCGGGTGGCTGATTATCCGGCTGGAACATGGAATACGGACCCGGTTTCCCGGGACGGAAAAAGGAGAGCTGGACGGAGGCGCCGTTTTAGCGGTTCTGGTCCCGGCGGTTACGGCTCTGGCGGCGGTGCTTCTGCTGGCGGCGGCAAAGGCGGCGGGGGGCATGGTTCTCTTCCTTGCGGAATCGGTTCTGGTTTATTTTCTTCTGGCCGCCCGTTCCCTGAGGGACGAGAGCATGAAGGTCTACCACTCTCTGAAAAAGGGAGACGTGGAGGAGGCGCGGCACAACGTTTCGATGATTGTAGGCCGTGACACCAGTGTGCTGGATGCTGCGGGAATTACCAGGGCGGCGGTGGAGACGGTTGCCGAGAACGCTTCAGACGGGGTAATCGCCCCTCTTTTTTTTCTGGCCCTGGGCGGGCCTGTCCTGGGATGGGCCTATAAGGCGGTAAACACGATGGATTCCATGGTTGGATATAAAAATGAAAAGTATCTCTTCTTTGGAAGGGCAGCGGCAAAGTTCGATGATCTGGTGAATTTCATCCCGGCCCGTCTCTCGGCCGTTCTTATGATGGGGGCGGCTTTGATATGGAGAATGGACTTTCAGAATGCCGTCCGGATTTTCAGACGGGACCGGTTTAACCATAAAAGTCCGAATTCGGCACAGACGGAATCGGTCTGCGCCGGAGCGCTGGGCATCCGTCTGGCAGGCGATGCCTGGTATTTCGGGGAGCTCTGTAAAAAGCCGTTTATCGGAGACGATATCAGGCCGGTGGAACAGGAAGACATAAAAAGGGCCAACCGGCTGATGTATACGGCCTCGGGGCTGGCGCTTTTTCTGGCTCTTGCCTGGCAGGGAGCCATGTTGCTGCTCGCTTCCCATTAA
- a CDS encoding cobyric acid synthase, translating into MAKAIMIQGTMSNAGKSLLAAGLCRIFKQDGYRVAPFKSQNMALNSFITREGLEMGRAQVVQAQAAGIEPSADMNPILLKPCNDTGSQVIVNGVPVATMAARDYFRYKKSLVPAIMEAYGRLDREYDIIVIEGAGSPAEINLKNDDIVNMGMAKMAKAPVLLAGDIDRGGVFAQLYGTVMLLEPDEKAMIRGLIINKFRGDKTILLPGVDMIEELCGISVVGVAPYMDVEIEDEDSLSSRLTSRDTGTALVDIAVIRFPRLSNFTDFNIFSAIKEASVRYVGRLSELGRPDMIILPGTKNTMGDLLWMRQNGLEAAVLKAAAQGTPVFGICGGYQMMGETLIDEAGTENGIPGQQTTGMGLLKASTVFHEEKARTRVTGRFEAVEGIFKPLSGKRLEGYEIHMGRTDLKDTGTAFLRLQEYQSGPGARKQDGLACGNIYGTYVHGIFDAPGIAEAVVSALMEAKGLTALKTEDGGFDYGAYREQQYDKLAEGLRRNLDMEKIYRILEEGLEES; encoded by the coding sequence ATGGCAAAAGCAATTATGATACAGGGAACCATGTCAAATGCGGGGAAAAGCCTTCTGGCGGCCGGATTGTGCCGGATATTCAAACAGGACGGTTATAGGGTGGCCCCTTTTAAATCGCAGAATATGGCGCTCAATTCTTTCATTACGCGCGAGGGACTGGAAATGGGGCGCGCACAGGTGGTGCAGGCCCAGGCAGCGGGGATCGAACCGTCGGCTGATATGAATCCGATTCTTTTAAAGCCGTGTAACGACACCGGATCCCAGGTGATTGTAAATGGGGTGCCTGTGGCCACGATGGCGGCAAGGGATTATTTCCGCTACAAGAAAAGCCTGGTACCGGCTATTATGGAGGCGTATGGGAGACTGGATCGGGAATATGACATCATTGTGATTGAGGGAGCCGGAAGTCCGGCTGAAATCAACCTGAAAAACGACGATATTGTCAATATGGGGATGGCAAAGATGGCAAAGGCGCCGGTTCTGCTGGCCGGCGATATTGACCGCGGAGGCGTGTTTGCCCAGCTTTATGGTACCGTGATGCTCCTGGAACCGGATGAGAAAGCCATGATCCGTGGCCTGATTATCAATAAGTTCCGCGGGGACAAGACGATTCTTTTACCGGGCGTGGATATGATAGAGGAACTCTGCGGCATCTCGGTGGTCGGCGTCGCCCCATATATGGATGTGGAGATAGAGGATGAGGACAGCTTAAGCAGCAGGCTGACAAGCCGGGATACGGGAACCGCCCTGGTGGATATTGCTGTGATCCGATTCCCGCGCCTTTCAAACTTTACCGATTTTAATATCTTTTCGGCCATAAAGGAGGCGTCGGTGCGGTATGTCGGCAGGCTCAGTGAGCTTGGCAGGCCGGATATGATCATTCTGCCCGGAACGAAAAATACGATGGGAGATCTGTTGTGGATGCGCCAGAACGGCCTGGAGGCGGCTGTACTTAAGGCGGCTGCCCAGGGAACGCCGGTATTTGGAATCTGCGGAGGTTATCAGATGATGGGGGAAACCCTGATCGACGAGGCCGGTACGGAGAACGGCATTCCGGGACAGCAGACGACAGGAATGGGGCTTTTAAAGGCATCCACCGTCTTTCACGAGGAGAAGGCCAGAACAAGGGTGACGGGCCGGTTTGAGGCCGTGGAGGGGATTTTTAAACCGCTTTCCGGGAAACGCCTGGAGGGATATGAAATCCATATGGGACGAACCGACTTAAAAGACACCGGGACCGCGTTTTTGCGTCTCCAGGAGTACCAGAGCGGACCGGGGGCCAGAAAGCAGGACGGATTGGCCTGTGGAAACATTTACGGCACGTATGTGCACGGCATTTTCGACGCGCCGGGCATTGCAGAGGCAGTGGTGTCTGCGCTCATGGAGGCAAAGGGACTGACGGCGCTTAAGACGGAGGACGGGGGTTTCGACTATGGCGCATACCGGGAACAGCAGTATGATAAGCTGGCGGAGGGACTGCGCAGAAACCTTGATATGGAAAAGATATACAGAATACTGGAGGAAGGGCTGGAAGAATCATGA
- a CDS encoding bifunctional adenosylcobinamide kinase/adenosylcobinamide-phosphate guanylyltransferase, with protein sequence MIFIIGGQSQGKTEFALEFCGRRKKMETGSVSEPGKASADSGFSILDETVADGRTSEYEEAMTAPFIIHLECYIRRLMEEGKDPAGFAQRLMSENGRAVVTANEIGYGVVPADAFLREYREIDGRICQKIAAFSDEVYRVVCGLGTRIK encoded by the coding sequence ATGATTTTTATTATCGGAGGGCAGTCCCAGGGGAAAACGGAATTTGCCTTGGAATTCTGCGGAAGAAGAAAAAAGATGGAAACGGGTAGCGTCTCAGAACCCGGCAAAGCGTCGGCAGACAGCGGTTTTTCCATATTGGATGAAACCGTGGCGGACGGCCGCACATCGGAATATGAAGAGGCAATGACGGCTCCATTTATCATTCATCTGGAATGCTATATCCGGCGGCTGATGGAAGAAGGAAAGGATCCGGCCGGATTTGCGCAACGTCTAATGTCCGAAAACGGCAGGGCAGTCGTAACGGCCAATGAAATCGGGTATGGAGTCGTTCCGGCCGATGCGTTTTTGCGGGAATACCGCGAGATAGACGGCCGCATCTGCCAGAAAATAGCCGCGTTTTCCGACGAGGTCTACCGGGTTGTATGCGGCCTCGGAACAAGGATTAAATAA
- a CDS encoding precorrin-8X methylmutase, with translation MITELERVLPAEIEKRSLEIITEELGGRTFPEGRSQVIKRVIHTTADFEYADSLVFSEGAVEKALEALREGCTIVTDTNMGKAGVNKKSLEKTGGEVLCFMADEDVALKAKEEGTTRAAASMDKAAGLGRDCIFAVGNAPTALVRLYELIQEGKIHPKLIIGVPVGFVNVVQSKEMILTLKDTPYIVARGRKGGSNVAAAICNALIYQVKREM, from the coding sequence ATGATAACAGAACTGGAACGTGTGCTGCCGGCGGAGATTGAGAAGAGGAGCCTGGAAATCATAACGGAGGAACTGGGAGGGAGAACCTTCCCGGAAGGCCGGTCGCAGGTGATAAAAAGGGTAATTCATACGACGGCGGATTTTGAATATGCGGACAGCCTTGTCTTTTCGGAGGGGGCGGTGGAGAAAGCCCTTGAGGCCCTCAGGGAGGGCTGCACGATTGTGACGGACACCAATATGGGAAAGGCCGGAGTAAATAAAAAATCCCTGGAAAAGACGGGAGGGGAGGTCCTGTGCTTTATGGCCGACGAGGACGTGGCCCTGAAGGCAAAAGAAGAGGGCACGACCAGGGCCGCCGCAAGTATGGATAAGGCGGCGGGGCTTGGCCGGGACTGCATCTTTGCCGTCGGGAACGCGCCGACTGCCCTTGTCAGGCTGTATGAACTGATTCAGGAGGGAAAAATCCACCCGAAGCTGATTATCGGCGTGCCGGTCGGCTTCGTCAATGTGGTGCAGTCCAAGGAAATGATCCTGACCTTAAAAGACACTCCTTATATTGTCGCCAGGGGAAGAAAAGGGGGCAGCAACGTGGCGGCCGCCATCTGCAACGCCCTGATTTACCAGGTGAAGAGGGAAATGTAA
- a CDS encoding AI-2E family transporter, which translates to MDINRETMKKIMLLILYTIVILALALQFERVLVFVGWAIRLVFPFLCGSAIAFILNVPMRFIETRLPEKSVRKHRRVLSLTLALLFVALILGIVFFLVVPQITETLVSLKDLIPEFFGNMQALLEKKFGEYPDVVEYINNINLQIDWKDTFEKIAGFVTTGAGTVLSSTLTAAVSIASGIATFGIAFIFAIYILLQKENLARQFKKLFYAYFPEKAVNEFIRICRMAEQTFSKFLAGQCTEAVILGTMFFIALSLFRLPYALLIGVLIAFTALIPIFGAFIGCAVGIFLTLVVNPVQAVWFTIIFFVLQQVEGNLIYPHVVGNSVGLPSIWVLAAVSIGGSMMGVVGMLIFIPLCSVVYALVREDVNRRLKRR; encoded by the coding sequence ATGGATATAAACCGAGAAACAATGAAAAAGATTATGCTGCTTATCCTGTACACGATCGTGATACTGGCTCTGGCTCTTCAGTTTGAAAGGGTCCTGGTGTTCGTGGGATGGGCCATACGCCTTGTATTCCCGTTCCTCTGCGGTTCGGCCATCGCGTTCATCCTGAACGTGCCGATGCGTTTTATCGAGACAAGGCTCCCGGAGAAGAGTGTGAGGAAACACAGGAGAGTGCTGAGCCTTACGCTGGCACTGCTCTTTGTGGCGCTGATTCTGGGAATCGTATTTTTCCTGGTGGTGCCCCAGATAACGGAAACGCTCGTCAGCCTGAAGGATTTGATTCCGGAATTTTTCGGCAACATGCAGGCTCTGCTGGAAAAGAAATTCGGCGAATATCCCGATGTTGTGGAGTATATTAATAACATCAATCTTCAGATAGACTGGAAAGACACATTTGAAAAAATAGCCGGTTTTGTCACGACGGGAGCCGGTACTGTTCTGTCTTCCACGCTTACGGCGGCCGTATCCATTGCAAGCGGTATCGCCACATTCGGTATTGCCTTTATATTTGCCATCTATATTCTTCTACAGAAGGAGAACCTGGCCAGACAGTTTAAAAAACTCTTTTACGCCTATTTTCCCGAGAAAGCGGTAAATGAGTTCATCCGTATCTGCCGGATGGCGGAACAGACCTTCTCAAAGTTCCTTGCCGGCCAGTGCACCGAAGCCGTGATTCTCGGAACCATGTTCTTTATCGCGCTCAGTCTGTTCAGGCTGCCATACGCCCTTTTGATCGGCGTGCTGATTGCCTTTACCGCGCTGATTCCAATCTTCGGGGCATTTATCGGATGCGCAGTCGGCATCTTTCTGACACTGGTCGTAAATCCGGTGCAGGCCGTCTGGTTTACCATTATATTCTTTGTGCTCCAGCAGGTGGAGGGAAATTTAATTTATCCCCATGTGGTGGGAAATTCAGTCGGCCTCCCGTCAATCTGGGTGCTGGCTGCCGTATCCATCGGCGGAAGCATGATGGGCGTTGTCGGAATGCTGATTTTCATTCCTCTCTGTTCCGTTGTCTATGCCCTGGTGCGTGAGGATGTGAACAGGAGACTTAAAAGGAGATAG